Proteins found in one Mytilus edulis chromosome 2, xbMytEdul2.2, whole genome shotgun sequence genomic segment:
- the LOC139513343 gene encoding uncharacterized protein, with protein MEFTMAPSKSCFHILIVLVLTYNGNAYTQSAPSVGQVCTDGCHVCFVNEYHEIVKLPIKKTGICDTTGKTLNNDDFVCMYGYNFRPKTYLVNETITTADGCNSCLCTTRGALCTKVACNNDGFAKPSDVPLYGDCNDNGRWYKFKALWEADDGCNTCTCVGIGNYQGPFICTQGLCTNKESAVVG; from the exons ATGGAGTTTACAATGGCGCCTTCGAAGTCATGTTTCCATATTCTAATAG TTTTGGTACTTACGTATAATGGAAATGCCTACACCCAGTCAGCACCAAGCGTAGGACAAGTTTGTACCGATGGATGTCATGTCTGTTTTGTGAATGAATACCACGAAATTGTTAAGTTACCCATCAAAAAGACCGGAATATGCGACACCACAG gaaaaacactcAACAACGACGACTTTGTTTGTATGTATGGTTACAATTTCAGACCCAAGACTTATTTAGTAAACGAAACCATAACAACAGCAGATGGATGTAACTCTTGTCTTTGTACAACACGTGGTGCTCTTTGTACAAAGGTTGCATGCAATAATGATGGTTTTG CTAAACCAAGTGATGTCCCACTATACGGAGACTGTAATGACAATGGAAGATGGTACAAGTTCAAAGCATTGTGGGAGGCTGATGACGGATGTAACACTTGCACATGTGTTGGTATTGGCAATTATCAAGGGCCTTTTATTTGTACACAAGGACTATGTACCAACAAAGAATCTGCAGTTGTTGGTTAG